The sequence CAGCTAGAAACGTATCTACACCTTGGTTTTGTCATTTTTTTCGGAACGATGCTTGCTTTTTGGTTCTACATTGAAAGTTTGAATACCCTTTCTCCGAAAGAAACGAGTCTGCTTGGAAGTGCCGAACCATTAGCTGCGGTAGTGACGATGGTCATTTGGCTCCGTGAACCGTTCGGTGTTTTTCAATGGGGAGGGCTCGCTTGTATTCTTGCTATGATTTTTATAATGGCGTGGCAAAAAGAGGATGCGGAGGCCCAGGCATAGAGATGCTCTCTTGAAGCACTCCCTATTGGCTGCGAACGGTACGTTTTAAACAGAGGGAGAACGGCTACACTGGTTGTAGAGCATAAGGCAGCAGGCAAATGTGGTTGCTAGGTCGTTAACGAACCGACTTATGAAAGGAGAAGGTAACAGTGGCCAGTGAAAAGGAAATCCCAAAAGAATCAGGGGTAGATAACAGTGTAGCCGTACTCCGAGAAGGGTATTTATATGGCACGAACCGAGCCCAAGCATTTCAATCCGATCTTTTTAAAACACGCTTGCTAGGGCAAGAAGCGATTTGTATACGTGGAGAGGAAGCAGCGGAACTTTTTTATGATAATGAAAAATTTAAGCGAGCAGGCGCAGCCCCAAAGCGGGTCGTAAAAACGCTATTTGGCAAAGGCGGCGTTCAAGCGCTTGATGGGGAAGCACACCATCACCGAAAAGCAATGTTTATGTCGCTCATGTCGAAAGAAACGCTAAAAGACATTCGTGCTATTGCTTCAAAACAATGGGAACTAGCTGCTCAAAGATGGCAGAACCAATCAAAAGTCGTTTTGTATGAAGAAGCGCAAGAAGTAATGTGCCGGACTGCGTTCGAGTGGGCTGGGATTCCTCTTGAGGAAGAGGAAGTGAAAGACAAAGCTGAGTGGTTTCGTGCCATGATTGAAGCGCCAGCGGCGATCGGGCCAGCCCATTGGAAAGGGCGGCGCAACCGGGGCAAAGCCGAAAGTTGGGTGAAGGAGCTTGTGGAGGATGTCCGTACGGGCAAGCGCCAAGCAGCAGAAGGAAAAACATTGCATACGATGTCATTCCATCGCGAATTAAATGGTGAATGGATGGACGCTCAAACAGCAGCTGTCGAAATTATCAATATCCTCCGGCCAATTGTGGCCATTTCCATCTACATTTGCTTCACGGCACTCGCTGTCCACCAACACCCGCAAGAACGGGAAAAGCTTGGATCAGACGAAGAAAAATTACAGCATTTTGTCCAAGAAGTCAGGCGCTTCTATCCATTTTTTCCTTTTGTGCCTGCGCGACCAATCAAGGATTTTACGTGGAATGGCTACCCATTTAAGAAAGGCACATTAGTGCTTCTCGATTTATATGGGACCAATCATCATCCGCAGCTTTGGGACAATCCCGAACAGTTTCGGCCAGATCGCTTTGCGACATGGAACAAAAGCCCGTTTGCCTTCATTCCTCAAGGTGGAGGCGATCGCAATACTGGACATCGTTGCGCAGGCGAATGGATCACAATCGAGATTATGAAAGAAAGTTTGGATTTTCTTGTCAATCGAATCGATTATACCGTGCCTGAACAAGATTTACGTTTTCGCTTTAACGAAATGCCCGCTTTGCCCCATAGCCAGTTTGTGATGACGAATGTCCGCTTTCAATAAAACGTGTGCCTCTTTTAAGAGGCACGCTTTTTTATACTGCCAGCCCCGTTATTTCCGAGCTTTAAATGATGGAAGCGCCTGACGCTTAAACGATATGCTTAAAAAGGAAGGAGAAAGTGGAGTACAGCACCCAATTTTCCAAGCTGCCAATAGGGGAGGACACAAAATTTTTTCAAAACAACTTTTTTAACGGTTGTCCTTACAGAAAATCACGTTTAGTGTATACTTGACGATAGATAGATCATTTGCTTGGAGGGACAAGCTTACATGAGCGACGAATCGAAAGAAGATTCAAGGACCATTGTTCCGTTTTACCAAAATGGGGATTATTTTTTTCATAGGGGATTGCAAGCTTTTCACAAAAAACATTTAAATCGGGCTGCAAAACTGCTAGAGCGGGCAGTGAAGCTTACTGCCTCTGAACCGATTTTTAAAATACAGTTGGCTGCAGTGTTGTCAGAACTTGGTGAGTATGGGAGGTCGAATGAACTCTTACAATCCGTGCTGGCAAGCTCCGGCAGTCAACAGCCTGTTTGCCATTTTTTTATTGCCAATAATGAAGTGTATATGGGCCACTTTTATCAGGCCGAAAAGCATGTGCGCCTCTATCTAGAAAAAGAGCCAAACGGGCAGTTTGCTGAAGAAGCGCATGAATTGCTTGAGCTATTTGAAGATGACCCTTTTATGGAGGAAGAAGCGAGTTCGGAGCAATATTTAGACGACCATGAACAGGCATGGCTTCTTTTGCGAAAAGGGCAAGCAGAGCTGGCGGTGCCGTTGCTTGAGTCAATCGTTAGCAAGCATCCTCGTTTGTGGGCTGCCCAAAATCATCTCGCCGAAGCGCTATTTTGCATCGGTGAAACCGAAAGAGCGTTTGCCATTTGCCAGGAAGTGCTCGATAAGGATTCTGGCAACTTGTTGGCATTATGCAATCTCGCATTATTTTACTTTGAAATGGGCTATACTAAAGAGGCGAAATGGTACCGTGAGCGGCTTGCAAGCGTTTATCCTCTTGATTCAGGTCACGCTGCACGCCTTGTCCAAGTGCTATGTGCCCTTGGAAATTATAAAGAAGTCCTTTCACGGCCTTTTCCTACCGATGCGGATGAAGAAGCAGCCCTTTTGCGGTGTTACGGTGTCGCTTCCTACCATGAACAAAATGAAAAAACCGCTTTAGAGCATTTGAAAAAAGCGGCAGCGCTTGGCGACGGAGCTTCGAAACAGCTGATGGAAGCGGTAGCCAACAAACAATCAGACGATATTTCGTTTACATTGTTTGCCGAACGTGGCTTCTTGAGCAGAACATTAGACAGTTAGCTGTTTCTTTCGCTACGATGGAAGCAGATAACTTGAAGAGTAGAGGAGTGCAAGAAACATGGCTGAAGAGACCATTTATGATGTGATTATTGCAGGAGCGGGACCAGCTGGCATGACCGCGGCTGTGTATACATCCCGGGCTAACTTAAATACACTCATGCTTGAGCGTGGGATGCCCGGCGGGCAAATGGCGAATACAGAAGACGTGGAAAACTACCCTGGTTTTGACCACATTTTAGGGCCGGATCTTTCCAATAAAATGTTTGAACACGCCAAAAAATTTGGCGCTGCCTATGCGTATGGCGACATTAAAGAAATTATCGATGAAGGCGATACGAAACGGGTGATTGCTGGCTCAAAAGAATACCGCGCCAAGGCAGTCATTGTGTCAACGGGAGCAGAATATAAAAAACTCGGCATCCCTGGCGAGCAGGAACTGAGCGGCAGAGGCGTTTCCTATTGCGCTGTTTGTGACGGTGCTTTCTTCAAAGAGAGGGAATTGATTGTCGTAGGCGGCGGCGACTCTGCCGTTGAAGAAGCTGTCTATTTAACACGGTTTGCAAAAAAAGTGACAATCGTTCACAGGCGCGATCAATTGCGTGCCCAAAAAATCTTGCAAGACCGCGCTTTTAACAACCCAAAAGTCGATTTCATTTGGAATAAAGTTGTAACTGAGATTAATGAAAAAGACGGCAAAGTTGGGGGCGTGACGCTAAAAGACACGCAAACAGGCGAAGTTTCAAACATGGAAGCCGACGGTGTGTTTGTATACATCGGCATGCTGCCATTAAATGAAAGTGTTCAGAACTTAGGGATTACGAATGAGGAAGGCTATATTGTCACGAATGAGGAAATGGAGACAAAAGTGCCTGGCATATTTGCAGCTGGCGATGTACGGGAAAAATCGCTGCGGCAAATTGTCACAGCAACAGGCGACGGCTCCATTGCTGCCCAAAATGTCCAGCATTATTTAGAAAACTTGGCTGAAGCTGAAAAAGTCGAGAAATAATCGTAGTTCTGAGAGTGAACAAGAGCGAATTTGCTTTAAAGGGGTAAACCGTCATCAGCTTTTAAAGGCGCTGTAATGCAATTGAAATAACGGATCCTTTATAATGGAAGCAGTAATTGACCCCCTTTTTTAAATATAGCTTCATTTTAGGCGCAGATTTCTGCGCCTTTTTTTAGGTTAAACAGAACAAAATAAGCGCCATCATTGTCGCCTCTCTTAATTACTTGTATACTATAAAATGAGGAACGCGAGGTGAGAGGCTTGCAGCGAATAACTAATTGTATACTGGCAACAGCTGATCAATGTTTAATGCTTCAAAAGCCAAGCCGTGGCTGGTGGGTAGCTCCAGGCGGAAAAATGGAGCATGGTGAAACGATTAAAGAAGCTGTTGTCCGAGAATTTCGGGAAGAAACGGGGCTATCCATTAAAGACCCTGAATTGCGCGCAGTGACCACGGTGGTCATTGTAGGTGAGGGGCAAACAATGGAAGATGAGTGGATGATGTTCTCTTTTCTTGCCAGCAGCTATGAAGGCACGATGCTTGATCAGTCTCCAGAAGGGAAGCTTGTCTGGCAAAAACGTGATGCTCATGTGCATTTGCCAATGGCAGAAGGGGACCACCATGTCTTTAACCACATTTTAAATCAAAAGGGCGTTTTATACGGAACGTTTTATTATACAAAGGATTTTAAGTTGATTGATTATCGACTTGATCCGAAACCGATGCAAGAGAAAGGGGCAGCACTATGAACCAGTCTGAAGTCGAGATTGTCATCATCACCGGTATGTCTGGCGCTGGAAAATCCGTTGCTGTCCGAAGCTTTGAAGATTTAGGCTATTATTGTATCGACAACTTGCCTCCAGTCTTGCTGCCGAAGTTTATTGAATTGATTGAGGGCGGAATCGATAAAGTCACAAAAGTGGCGCTCGTCATGGATTTACGAGGGCAGTCCTTTTTTGATGAATTGTTCAAAGCCATTGATGAACTGAATGAGACGCCGGCTAGTAGACTTAAAATCCAAATTTTGTATTTAGATGCAAAAGATTCTAAGCTTGTGCAGCGCTATAAAGAAACGAGGCGTACACACCCGTTAGCCAAAGGCGGCTTGCCACTCGAAGGCATTCAAAAAGAGCGGAATTTGCTTGAAGAAATAAAAGGTCGCGCTCAGCAAATCATTGATACGACAGAGTTAAAGCCACTCCAGCTACGGGAAAAAATCATGCAGCGTTTTGCTGGGAATGACCGCCAAGCATTTGCTGTCCACTTTGTTTCATTTGGATTCAAATATGGCATTCCGATTGATGCTGATTTAGTATTTGATGTCCGTTTTTTGCCGAACCCGCACTACGTTGAAGATTTACGGCCAAAAACGGGATTACAGACAGAAGTGTCCTCTTATGTGTTAAAATGGAAAGAAACAAAACAATTTGTGGAGAAGCTGACTGATTTATTTGACTTTATGCTTCCACATTACAAACGGGAAGGAAAAAGCCAAGTTGTCATTGGAATCGGCTGTACAGGCGGCCAGCACCGGTCAGTGACATTGGCTGAATACTTTTGTGCTCATTACGAAGCTAAATATGATGCGTATACGAGCCACCGCGATATTAACAAACGGAAGGCGAACAGTCGATGAAAAAGAAGGTCGTTGTCATAGGAGGAGGAACTGGGCTTTCCGTAATTTTGCGCGGGCTGAAGACATTTCCCGTCGATATTACTGCGATTGTGACTGTTGCAGATGATGGCGGTAGCTCAGGCATTCTTCGCAAAGAGCTTGATATCCCCCCGCCTGGGGATGTGCGAAATGTGCTTGTTGCCCTTGCTGAAGTGGAACCGCTTGTGGAAGAACTGTTTCAACACCGTTTTTCAAGTGGAGACGGGCTAAGCGGGCATTCACTCGGAAATCTGCTGCTAGCAGGAATGACATCTATTACAGGTGATTTTCAAAAAGGGATTTCGGCGATAAGTCGAGTATTGAATGTAAGAGGGCGTGTGCTTCCAGCAGCAAACGAGAGCATTGTCCTTCACGCGGAAATGCACGATGGCTCAATTGTCTCAGGAGAATCAAGCATCCCCCTTGCGGCTAAAGGGATTAAGCGCGTTTACTTGTCTCCGGAGCATGTCTCGCCTCTACCTGAAACGCTTGACGCCCTTCAGGAGGCCGATTTAATTGTGCTTGGGCCTGGCTCCCTCTATACGAGCATTGTCCCAAATTTGCTTGTCCCTGGCATTAAGGAAGCAATCGCCGCTTCTAAAGCGAAGAAAGCATATATTTGCAATGTGATGACACAGGCAGGCGAAACAGATGGGTACAGTGCTTCTGATCATTTACAAGGCCTGTTTAAACACTGCGGCGACCAATTGGTTGAGTACATCTTAGTCAACAGCACGACAATCTCTGAAAGCGTCCGCTCTCTTTATCGTTTAGAAAAAGCGGAACAGGTTGTCGTCGACAGTGATGTCCTAGAATCAATGGGGGTGACGCCTATTAAAGGCCGTTTTGTCCTTGAGGCGAATCAAAAATTGCGTCATGATGCGATGAAAGTGTCAAAAGCACTAATGAGTTTGCTGGAAGAAAAGGAACAACAACCGACATATCGGGAACGAAACCGTTGTTAGGGCAGCTTTTTGCTGCCCTTCATGAAAGAGAGGGTGAGAGGCGTGTCTTTTGCCGCGAATGCCAAAAAAGAACTGACACAGCTTGAACTTGTTTCTTGCTGTGCTCGGGCAGAGCTTTCTGCCCTCATCCGGATGAACGGGTCGCTGTCGCTTGGCAATAAGCAAGTCGGATTAGATGTAACAACCGAAAATGCAGCCATTGCCAGACGGATTTACACACTTATCAAGCATCTATACCCTAATATCCACATTGAGTTGCTCGTTCAAAAGAAAATGCGACTTAAAAAGAATAATGTTTATATGGTGCGCATTTCCAAAGAAGCGCGCCAATTACTTGAGGATTTGCGGATTTTGAACGGGTCTTTTCAATTTATTCGTGACATTTCTCCGGAAATTGTAAAAGAGTCTTGTTGCAAACGTGCCTATTTGCGGGGGGCTTTTTTAGCAGGCGGCTCCATTAACCATCCAGAAACGTCTTCTTACCATTTAGAAATTTTTTCGCTTTACGAAGAGCATAACCAAGCGATATGTGAACTGATGAACGGATTTTCCCTTTCAGCTAAAACGCTTGAACGGAAAAAAGGATTTATTACGTACTTAAAAGAAAGCGAAAAGATAACGGAATTCCTAAATATCATTGGCGCCCACCAAGCTCTTCTTTATTTTGAAGACGTCCGCATTATGAAAGATATGCGCAACTCTGTTAACCGGCTTGTAAATTGTGAAACGGCTAATTTAAACAAAACCGTTGGGGCTGCCCTTCGCCAAGTAGAGAACATTCGTTTTATTGATAAAACGATTGGCTTGGAAAACTTGCCGCCAAAACTACAGGAAGTCGCTAAGCTCCGAGTGAAGCATCAAGATGTGACGTTGAAAGAATTAGGGGAAATGATGCAGGGCGGAAAAGTGAGCAAGTCAGGTATAAACCACCGGCTCCGTAAGATTGACGAATTTGCGGACAAGCTCCGTAACGGCACGTTTGATGCCAAAAAATTAAATACGCATAGGGGGAAATGAGGAATGGCGCAAAAAGAAGTAACCATCCAACTTAAATCAGGTTTGCAGGCTCGGCCTGCGGCGATGTTTGTCCAAGAAGCCAATCGATTTTCGTCTGAAGTGTTTATTGTAAAAGACAATGCCAAAGTCAACGCGAAAAGCATCATGGGGTTAATGGGCTTGGCGCTCGGCAAAGGCACGACGATCACGATTGTCACAGAAGGGCACGATGAAAAAGAAGCACTGGATGCCTTGGTTGCTTACGTTGAAAACGATTAATGGGTAGCCGGCCATTTTAGAAATCGACTCCTAGCCTAGCTCGTAACAAGAGAGGCGGGCTACAGGAACGTGCTATTCCTTGTGATTGCTGAATCGAGCAGGTAAAGGCATAAGAGGACGAATGTTTATAGAAACATAAAAAGCCAGTTGAGCACACACGCTCAACTGGCTTAAGCTGCGTTAACGGGGTTAACTGGTTTGTGGCTTCGATTGTTTAAACGGATGGAGCTTTCTTTCAATCCAACCCATTAACATGTCTGCAATAATTGCCATAAAGGCAGTAGGAATGGCGCCAGCAAGAATAATCGCCATCCCATCTGTAGCGTTTGTCCCTGTCAAAATGATTTCGCCAAGCCCGCCTGCACCGACAAAAGCGCCAATAGCAGCAATGCCAATCCCGACGACAAGGGCATTGCGGAGGCCGGCCATAATGACGCTAATGGCCAACGGGAGTTCAACCATTCGTAATAGCTGAAAACGTGTCATGCCACTTGCACGCCCAGCCTCAACAAGAGCTTGGTCGACACCTTTCATGCCGACATATGTGTTTTGTGTAATCGGCAAAATGGAATAAAGAAATAACGTCATGACAGCAGTGTTGGGTCCGAGGCCGAGGACGAGCATAATGACAGCGATCATGCCAAGAGCAGGAATGGTCTGTATGATGTTCCCAACAGCCAGAACCCAGCCGCTTAAGCGCCCATATTTGGCAATGAGCACGCCAAGGGGAATCGATACAATCGCAGCAAAAAGGACGCCATAGGCAGCCATAAGAAAGTGGCGATAAAATTGTGCCGCAATGTAGCCGCTGTTTTGGGAAACGTATGTGATGAATTCCTGGAACGTGTCCATTAGTGGCTTTCCTCCTTGTCCTTAAAGTAATTGTTTTCTTCTAAAAAGGTTTGGGCAACAAGGCGCGGATTTTTCAATTCCACGTCGGCCATATAGTTTAATTGTTGCATTTTTTCCGTCGTGATGGTATCAGTTAAGCGTTCTAAAAGCGGCGAAAGCTCTGGATATTGTTCAAGCACATCATTGCGTACAACCGGCGAGGCATCGTAAGGCGGGAAAAACCGCTGGTCATCTTCAAGCACTTTTAAATTGTACTCCTGAATACGCCCATCCGAAGAGTAAGCCAATACAACATCCATATGCCCGCTAGCGTTGGCTTCATATACGAGGCCGACATTCATCGGAAACACGTTGCCAAAAGCAAAATAGCTTTCTTGAAAACCTTGGTAGCCATCGCCTTTGCGATTCACCCACGAATTATCGACGCCAAAACGGAGTTCCGGTGCAAAAGCTTCCAAGTCTGAAATCGTTTCAATTCCATGCTCATCCGCAAATGCTTCGGTAACAGAAAGGGCGTACGTATTTTCAAAACCATACGAATCAAACCAAGTTTGGTCAAAGCGCTCGGAAAATTCTCGTTTCACGATGTCCATTGCTTCGTCTCGGTCGGTAACAGGTTCCATGCCAAGTGCCGCAGACAAGTCTGTACCTGTATAGCGAGCAGCTGTAATGTCCAAGTCACCTTGTACAAGCGCTTGATGCTGGACGACAGAAGAGCCTAGTTTCGTAATTAACTCGGTCTGCAAATCCGTTTCTTCTTCGATCAATAGGGCGACGATTTGCCCTAAAATTTCTGATTCGCTAGTCACCATTGTGCCAATCCGGATTGTTTGCTGGGAAGGGCCAGTTAGCCCTGGCAAAGAACACCCAGTTAATAAAAGTCCCGAAAGGCAAAAAGCAATAATTGTTTTTGGTGGCTTCACAGTGATTCTCCTCCCCCCTTAAGATGTTTGGGATTGTTTATAGCCTTTTGGCGTTAAAGCACGCTCTAATAACAGCAGTAAGCGGTCGGCAAGCAGCGCCAAAATCGTGGCAGGTAAAGTTCCGGCTATGATAAGCGCTGGTTGGAACAAGTTGAGGCCGTCAAAAATGAAATCCCCTAGCCCACCGCCACCGACAAATGCCGCTAATGTAGCCCAGCCGATTAAATAGACGGTTGCTAAACGGATGCCAGCCATAATGACTGGCAATGCAAGGGGAATTTCGATTTTAAAAATTGATTCGATATTGTTCATACCCATGCCTTTGCCTGCTTCCAACACGCTTGGATTGACGCCTTTAACACCTGTGTAGGTGTTTCGTAAAATCGGCAATACGGAGTAAAAAAACAAAGCAATAATGGCAGGCACTTTGCCTGCTCCAAAAATGGGAATAAAAAAGGCTAATATGGCGAGGCTCGGGACCGTCTGCAAAATGCCGATAACAGATATAAGCCGGTCTGCCACACGAGGAACACGTGTAAGGGCAATTCCTAAAGGCACAGAGACAAGAACACCTAAGAGAATCGCCGTAAACGAAATAAACAGATGTTCCCCTGTCTTAAAAAGCAAGTCATGGCCGTATTCTGAAAAAAACGCGATCATCGTTTATCCTCCTTCTTGAGTTGCTTTTAAAAACGCTGTCCGACACATTGGCAGAACACACAAGCACAATCGACTCACGTTTCTGTTTGCTCCTCAAAGTCCATTCCATCGCCCCAAATCGTGTCATAGACAATATCAGCTAAACTGGTCCGTGTCACAATGCCTGCAACTTGGTGCTGGTCATTGACAACGGGCACATATTTGGCACCGCGCCGCAGCATTTTATGGATCGTATCACGCAAAAGGCTGTGCTCTTGAACAGTAAAAACATCTGTTTCCATTGCTTCTTTGACAGTCAATGCTTTTTTATAAAAGGAATCGATCATTTCGACGTCAATGTAGCCGGTTAAGACGTTATCCTGGTTGACAGCAAGGAGTGAGTCGACACGCTTATCGCGCATGAGGGAGATGGCGTTGCGCAGTGTTTCATTTTCATCGACGGTAACGGCGTGTTTGTTCATAACTTGTTCAACAGTGGTTACATCAGCCCGTCCTTGAATGAGGCGGTCTTTGCCGATAAAATCTTCGACAAAGGCATTGGCAGGGGAGCGCATAATCTCATCAGGAGTTCCGGTTTGGACGATTTTTCCGTCTTTCATAATGACAATCCGGTCTGCTAGCTTTAATGCTTCGTCCATGTCGTGTGTAACAAAAACAATCGTTTTGTCGAGGTCTTTTTGTAATTTTTTGAATTCCTCTTGTAAAGAGTCTCTCGTAATCGGATCGAGTGCGCCAAAAGGTTCGTCCATTAAAATCAGTGGTGGATCAGCTGCAAGTGCCCGCAACACACCAATGCGCTGCTGCTGCCCGCCACTTAGTTCGTGTGGGTATTTGTCTAAATATGCCTCTGGCAAATTGACTAGTTTAATCAGTGCTTTTGCCCGCTCGTCTTTTTTCGATTTCGGCCACTTTAAAAGCGTTCCAACAAGAACAATGTTCTCTTTAACAGTCATATGGGGCATTAACCCGATTTGCTGGATGACATAGCCTATTGATCGACGCAATTCGACTGGATCTTGTTTCCGTATGTCTTTGCCGTTAACAATAATTTGCCCTTCTGTCGCTTCGTGGAGACGATTCACCATTTTCATTGTTGTTGTCTTCCCGCAACCACTTGGGCCAATAAAACAAACGAATTCGCCTTTATTTATTTTTAAATTTAAATTGTCTACAGCTGGCCTGCCGGCACCATAACGCTTTGTGACATTTTTAAATTCCAACAAAACGCCCACCTCCATGTCGAATAATGTAAATTTACCAAATAAGTATAAGTAAAAACAAGTCGATTCGTAAAGTCTTATAAACGTTAAAAAATATATGCAATATATACTGCACAAAATTCGCGGCATGTTTTCCTTCCATTTGCTTTGTTTTTCTCCCGAATTCTACCCATTATGGTTTCTAGTCGTTTACAGTGAGAGGCAAACACGGTATGTACAGCAGTAAGCCGAAAAAATAATTGTATCCTTTCCCATTTCAGCGTATAGTAAAGGTAAGGATAAGGAGAGATGACAAATGGCCAATGAAATTATTGATTACCGCGAATATGAACCAGACGGAAGCGAGCGTATGTTGGCGATGTTGCTATATGTATTGAGCTTTCCTGCGCCTATCCTTGCGCCACTTATTATCTGGCTCGTTAAAAGAGATGATTCAGACTTTATTGATTACCATGGCAAGGAATACTTTAACTTTTTGATTTCTTTTTTCATTTACGGAATAGTTGCAAGTGTGACTATAATTGTCTTAATCGGCTTCTTGCTTACACCGCTTGTCGGCCTGCTTGCTATTATTCTTACCATTTTGGCTGCAATTAAAGCATACCAAGGAGAGGAATACCGCATTCCCCTTACAATTAAATTTTTACGTTAAGCAAAGGCACCCCATCATGAGGGATGCCTTAAGGTTGTCGACAAAGTCGATAACTGAGATCAGACTGATAGAAAACGCTTGTCAGA is a genomic window of Shouchella clausii containing:
- a CDS encoding cytochrome P450, coding for MASEKEIPKESGVDNSVAVLREGYLYGTNRAQAFQSDLFKTRLLGQEAICIRGEEAAELFYDNEKFKRAGAAPKRVVKTLFGKGGVQALDGEAHHHRKAMFMSLMSKETLKDIRAIASKQWELAAQRWQNQSKVVLYEEAQEVMCRTAFEWAGIPLEEEEVKDKAEWFRAMIEAPAAIGPAHWKGRRNRGKAESWVKELVEDVRTGKRQAAEGKTLHTMSFHRELNGEWMDAQTAAVEIINILRPIVAISIYICFTALAVHQHPQEREKLGSDEEKLQHFVQEVRRFYPFFPFVPARPIKDFTWNGYPFKKGTLVLLDLYGTNHHPQLWDNPEQFRPDRFATWNKSPFAFIPQGGGDRNTGHRCAGEWITIEIMKESLDFLVNRIDYTVPEQDLRFRFNEMPALPHSQFVMTNVRFQ
- a CDS encoding tetratricopeptide repeat protein, whose protein sequence is MSDESKEDSRTIVPFYQNGDYFFHRGLQAFHKKHLNRAAKLLERAVKLTASEPIFKIQLAAVLSELGEYGRSNELLQSVLASSGSQQPVCHFFIANNEVYMGHFYQAEKHVRLYLEKEPNGQFAEEAHELLELFEDDPFMEEEASSEQYLDDHEQAWLLLRKGQAELAVPLLESIVSKHPRLWAAQNHLAEALFCIGETERAFAICQEVLDKDSGNLLALCNLALFYFEMGYTKEAKWYRERLASVYPLDSGHAARLVQVLCALGNYKEVLSRPFPTDADEEAALLRCYGVASYHEQNEKTALEHLKKAAALGDGASKQLMEAVANKQSDDISFTLFAERGFLSRTLDS
- the trxB gene encoding thioredoxin-disulfide reductase, which encodes MAEETIYDVIIAGAGPAGMTAAVYTSRANLNTLMLERGMPGGQMANTEDVENYPGFDHILGPDLSNKMFEHAKKFGAAYAYGDIKEIIDEGDTKRVIAGSKEYRAKAVIVSTGAEYKKLGIPGEQELSGRGVSYCAVCDGAFFKERELIVVGGGDSAVEEAVYLTRFAKKVTIVHRRDQLRAQKILQDRAFNNPKVDFIWNKVVTEINEKDGKVGGVTLKDTQTGEVSNMEADGVFVYIGMLPLNESVQNLGITNEEGYIVTNEEMETKVPGIFAAGDVREKSLRQIVTATGDGSIAAQNVQHYLENLAEAEKVEK
- a CDS encoding NUDIX hydrolase, translated to MQRITNCILATADQCLMLQKPSRGWWVAPGGKMEHGETIKEAVVREFREETGLSIKDPELRAVTTVVIVGEGQTMEDEWMMFSFLASSYEGTMLDQSPEGKLVWQKRDAHVHLPMAEGDHHVFNHILNQKGVLYGTFYYTKDFKLIDYRLDPKPMQEKGAAL
- the rapZ gene encoding RNase adapter RapZ, with the translated sequence MNQSEVEIVIITGMSGAGKSVAVRSFEDLGYYCIDNLPPVLLPKFIELIEGGIDKVTKVALVMDLRGQSFFDELFKAIDELNETPASRLKIQILYLDAKDSKLVQRYKETRRTHPLAKGGLPLEGIQKERNLLEEIKGRAQQIIDTTELKPLQLREKIMQRFAGNDRQAFAVHFVSFGFKYGIPIDADLVFDVRFLPNPHYVEDLRPKTGLQTEVSSYVLKWKETKQFVEKLTDLFDFMLPHYKREGKSQVVIGIGCTGGQHRSVTLAEYFCAHYEAKYDAYTSHRDINKRKANSR
- a CDS encoding gluconeogenesis factor YvcK family protein; its protein translation is MKKKVVVIGGGTGLSVILRGLKTFPVDITAIVTVADDGGSSGILRKELDIPPPGDVRNVLVALAEVEPLVEELFQHRFSSGDGLSGHSLGNLLLAGMTSITGDFQKGISAISRVLNVRGRVLPAANESIVLHAEMHDGSIVSGESSIPLAAKGIKRVYLSPEHVSPLPETLDALQEADLIVLGPGSLYTSIVPNLLVPGIKEAIAASKAKKAYICNVMTQAGETDGYSASDHLQGLFKHCGDQLVEYILVNSTTISESVRSLYRLEKAEQVVVDSDVLESMGVTPIKGRFVLEANQKLRHDAMKVSKALMSLLEEKEQQPTYRERNRC
- the whiA gene encoding DNA-binding protein WhiA is translated as MSFAANAKKELTQLELVSCCARAELSALIRMNGSLSLGNKQVGLDVTTENAAIARRIYTLIKHLYPNIHIELLVQKKMRLKKNNVYMVRISKEARQLLEDLRILNGSFQFIRDISPEIVKESCCKRAYLRGAFLAGGSINHPETSSYHLEIFSLYEEHNQAICELMNGFSLSAKTLERKKGFITYLKESEKITEFLNIIGAHQALLYFEDVRIMKDMRNSVNRLVNCETANLNKTVGAALRQVENIRFIDKTIGLENLPPKLQEVAKLRVKHQDVTLKELGEMMQGGKVSKSGINHRLRKIDEFADKLRNGTFDAKKLNTHRGK
- a CDS encoding HPr family phosphocarrier protein, translated to MAQKEVTIQLKSGLQARPAAMFVQEANRFSSEVFIVKDNAKVNAKSIMGLMGLALGKGTTITIVTEGHDEKEALDALVAYVEND
- a CDS encoding ABC transporter permease, giving the protein MDTFQEFITYVSQNSGYIAAQFYRHFLMAAYGVLFAAIVSIPLGVLIAKYGRLSGWVLAVGNIIQTIPALGMIAVIMLVLGLGPNTAVMTLFLYSILPITQNTYVGMKGVDQALVEAGRASGMTRFQLLRMVELPLAISVIMAGLRNALVVGIGIAAIGAFVGAGGLGEIILTGTNATDGMAIILAGAIPTAFMAIIADMLMGWIERKLHPFKQSKPQTS
- a CDS encoding osmoprotectant ABC transporter substrate-binding protein, with translation MKPPKTIIAFCLSGLLLTGCSLPGLTGPSQQTIRIGTMVTSESEILGQIVALLIEEETDLQTELITKLGSSVVQHQALVQGDLDITAARYTGTDLSAALGMEPVTDRDEAMDIVKREFSERFDQTWFDSYGFENTYALSVTEAFADEHGIETISDLEAFAPELRFGVDNSWVNRKGDGYQGFQESYFAFGNVFPMNVGLVYEANASGHMDVVLAYSSDGRIQEYNLKVLEDDQRFFPPYDASPVVRNDVLEQYPELSPLLERLTDTITTEKMQQLNYMADVELKNPRLVAQTFLEENNYFKDKEESH
- a CDS encoding ABC transporter permease, which translates into the protein MIAFFSEYGHDLLFKTGEHLFISFTAILLGVLVSVPLGIALTRVPRVADRLISVIGILQTVPSLAILAFFIPIFGAGKVPAIIALFFYSVLPILRNTYTGVKGVNPSVLEAGKGMGMNNIESIFKIEIPLALPVIMAGIRLATVYLIGWATLAAFVGGGGLGDFIFDGLNLFQPALIIAGTLPATILALLADRLLLLLERALTPKGYKQSQTS